A genomic region of Corticium candelabrum chromosome 22, ooCorCand1.1, whole genome shotgun sequence contains the following coding sequences:
- the LOC134197454 gene encoding uncharacterized protein LOC134197454 produces the protein MGCTWSCLRDAKPVGFDAGDKLESDVNLDEDDGELTLEAVELILKGSYKEKRVRFGRDDFFKAVRLIPGSSVPSAFTLIPRAEFGNDAPSVPGLDNSMRPKRETSQQASGNVDGGKDAAAHENTASLKQRHPTSGNFINKNEVARSTATGKPNQSIASEVSTKGSGNLERNHEGQKSYPTPLHISKNNKRDLKEPLHARSQPKKKSISACVDTSSSLRAEKSPLAEVFEPPSKSKECVSAMSRKPEPKQQLNDKTTSVLPQESKQLSNCVDLQTNRDDIVAAHTSLEVKVSDAGSGRSTTEETGDTSKLASKGTGKASEYQANRRRVVKATSAGGRRRYEQRKRKK, from the exons ATGGGGTGCACGTGGAGTTGCCTTCGAGATGCGAAACCGGTCGGATTCGATGCAGGCGACAAGTTGG AGTCTGACGTCAATCTAGATGAGGATGACGGAGAACTAACGCTGGAAGCAGTCGAACT GATTCTCAAAGGGTCGTATAAAGAAAAACGTGTGAGGTTCGGTCGTGACGACTTCTTCAAGGCAGTGCGTCTGATTCCCGGTTCTTCCGTCCCGTCAGCGTTTACCCTCATACCTCGAGCAGAGTTCGGAAACGATGCGCCATCTGTTCCCGGATTGGACAATTCTATGAGACCGAAGCGGGAAACGTCACAACAAGCCAGTGGAAATGTCGACGGTGGTAAAGACGCTGCAGCACACGAAAACACCGCCAGTCTAAAACAGCGACATCCAACTTCAGGAAACTTTATTAATAAAAACGAGGTTGCGCGCTCAACTGCAACAGGCAAACCTAACCAGTCCATCGCTAGTGAAGTATCCACTAAAGGGAGTGGTAACCTAGAGAGGAACCACGAAGGTCAGAAAAGTTACCCTACACCTTTGCACATCTCAAAAAATAACAAGAGAGATCTAAAAGAGCCATTGCATGCTCGTTCGCAGCCAAAGAAGAAGAGTATCAGTGCGTGTGTTGACACTTCCAGCTCGTTAAGAGCAGAGAAGAGTCCACTCGCCGAGGTATTTGAACCACCTAGCAAATCAAAAGAATGTGTGTCGGCCATGTCACGAAAACCTGAACCCAAACAACAACTCAATGACAAGACAACGAGCGTATTGCCTCAAGAATCAAAGCAACTATCGAACTGCGTAGATTTACAAACCAATAGGGATGATATCGTGGCTGCTCACACTTCTCTCGAAGTGAAAGTCAGCGACGCTGGTTCTGGTCGATCAACAACAGAAGAGACTGGCGATACATCAAAATTAGCATCGAAGGGCACGGGTAAGGCAAGTGAGTATCAGGCGAATCGTCGACGTGTTGTCAAAGCAACATCAGCAGGAGGAAGGCGAAGATACGAGCAACGCAAGAGGAAGAAATGA